One region of Pan paniscus chromosome 5, NHGRI_mPanPan1-v2.0_pri, whole genome shotgun sequence genomic DNA includes:
- the HTR1E gene encoding 5-hydroxytryptamine receptor 1E, with protein sequence MNITNCTTEASMAIRPKTITEKMLICMTLVVITTLTTLLNLAVIMAIGTTKKLHQPANYLICSLAVTDLLVAVLVMPLSIIYIVMDRWKLGYFLCEVWLSVDMTCCTCSILHLCVIALDRYWAITNAIEYARKRTVKRAALMILTVWTISIFISMPPLFWRSHRRLSPPPSQCTIQHDHVIYTIYSTLGAFYIPLTLILILYYRIYHAAKSLYQKRGSSRHLSNRSTDSQNSFASCKLTQTFCVSDFSTSDPTTEFEKFHASIRIPTFDNDLDHPGERQQISSTRERKAARILGLILGAFILSWLPFFIKELIVGLSIYTVSSEVADFLTWLGYVNSLINPLLYTSFNEDFKLAFKKLIRCREHT encoded by the coding sequence ATGAACATCACAAACTGTACCACAGAGGCCAGCATGGCTATAAGACCCAAGACCATCACTGAGAAGATGCTCATTTGCATGACTTTGGTGGTCATCACCACCCTCACCACGTTGCTGAACTTGGCTGTGATCATGGCTATTGGCACCACCAAGAAGCTCCACCAGCCTGCCAACTACCTAATCTGTTCTCTGGCCGTGACGGACCTCCTGGTGGCAGTGCTCGTCATGCCCCTGAGCATCATCTACATTGTCATGGATCGCTGGAAGCTTGGGTACTTCCTCTGTGAGGTGTGGCTGAGTGTGGACATGACCTGCTGCACCTGCTCCATCCTCCACCTCTGTGTCATTGCCCTGGACAGGTACTGGGCCATCACCAATGCTATTGAATACGCCAGGAAGAGGACGGTCAAGAGGGCCGCGCTGATGATCCTCACCGTCTGGACCATCTCCATTTTCATCTCCATGCCCCCTCTGTTCTGGAGAAGCCACCGCCGCCTAAGCCCTCCCCCTAGTCAGTGCACCATCCAGCACGACCATGTTATCTACACCATTTACTCCACGCTGGGTGCGTTTTATATCCCCTTGACTTTGATACTGATTCTCTATTACCGGATTTACCACGCGGCCAAGAGCCTTTACCAGAAAAGGGGATCAAGTCGGCACTTAAGCAACAGAAGCACAGATAGCCAGAATTCTTTTGCAAGTTGTAAACTTACACAGACTTTCTGTGTGTCTGACTTCTCCACCTCAGACCCTACCACAGAGTTTGAAAAGTTCCATGCCTCCATCAGGATCCCCACCTTCGACAATGATCTAGATCACCCAGGAGAACGTCAGCAGATCTCTAGCACCAGGGAACGGAAGGCAGCACGCATCCTGGGGCTGATTCTCGGTGCATTCATTTTATCCTGGCTGCCATTTTTCATCAAAGAGTTGATTGTGGGTCTGAGCATCTACACCGTGTCCTCGGAAGTGGCCGACTTTCTGACGTGGCTCGGTTATGTGAATTCTCTGATCAACCCTCTGCTCTATACGAGTTTTAATGAAGACTTTAAGCTGGCTTTTAAAAAGCTCATTAGATGCCGAGAGCATACTTAG